From the genome of Verrucomicrobiia bacterium, one region includes:
- the efp gene encoding elongation factor P, which yields MAVSANDLRRGQAINYNGDTSVVLEVQHRTPGNLRAFVQATLRSIRTGKSSDVRFSSTEKVDIVPMMTKKMEFSYKDGNDFVFTDPDTYETVTLIPELVGDGKNYLVENGVATVTFVDDKAVSVEVPPSVVLLVTEAPEGVRGDSANNVQKAVTVETGITIQAPLFIKTGEKIKIDTRTGKYMERA from the coding sequence ATGGCAGTCTCAGCAAACGACCTGCGCCGCGGCCAGGCCATCAATTACAACGGCGACACCAGCGTGGTGCTGGAAGTTCAACATCGCACTCCCGGTAATCTGCGCGCTTTTGTCCAAGCCACCTTGCGCAGCATCCGCACCGGCAAATCTTCCGATGTCCGGTTCAGCTCGACTGAAAAGGTGGACATTGTGCCGATGATGACCAAGAAGATGGAGTTCAGCTACAAGGACGGCAACGACTTCGTTTTTACCGATCCGGATACGTATGAAACCGTCACGTTGATTCCGGAATTGGTCGGCGATGGCAAGAATTACCTCGTCGAAAATGGCGTCGCGACCGTGACGTTCGTGGATGATAAAGCCGTCTCGGTGGAAGTGCCGCCCAGCGTGGTGCTGCTGGTGACCGAAGCTCCCGAGGGCGTTCGCGGCGATTCTGCCAACAACGTGCAAAAGGCGGTCACTGTGGAAACTGGCATTACCATCCAGGCGCCGCTCTTCATCAAGACGGGTGAAAAGATAAAAATTGATACCCGCACCGGGAAATATATGGAGCGCGCCTGA
- a CDS encoding C4-type zinc ribbon domain-containing protein → MLEVIEKLLILQDRDRKIRRLQTELAHIEPERQTLKARTSGALSQLETGKQRVKQIESDRKRLELEIEAKQQQAARYANQQLETRKNEEYQALAQQIQTCKGEITKIEDQVIDLMEQAEAAQKEVGRFNQEAQQAQRHADELVTQLGEREKHLQQELVELQSVRDQQAEAVEAGVRARYERLLKTKGDNALAGVNHGVCGGCHMKLPTQVLVACQAAQELVTCINCGRILYYTEEMSLTASE, encoded by the coding sequence ATGCTGGAAGTTATCGAAAAACTACTCATCTTGCAGGATCGCGATCGCAAAATCCGCCGGCTTCAAACTGAACTTGCCCATATTGAGCCTGAACGCCAGACCTTAAAGGCCCGAACCAGCGGCGCATTGTCCCAACTGGAGACCGGCAAACAGCGCGTGAAGCAGATTGAATCCGATCGCAAACGTCTGGAGCTGGAAATCGAGGCCAAGCAACAGCAGGCGGCGCGTTACGCCAACCAGCAATTGGAGACGCGCAAAAATGAGGAGTACCAGGCACTCGCGCAGCAAATCCAAACGTGCAAAGGAGAAATCACCAAGATCGAGGATCAGGTGATTGATTTGATGGAGCAGGCGGAGGCCGCGCAGAAAGAGGTCGGGCGCTTCAATCAGGAAGCGCAACAGGCGCAACGACATGCGGATGAATTGGTGACGCAACTGGGCGAGCGGGAGAAGCATTTGCAGCAAGAACTGGTGGAACTGCAGAGTGTGCGGGACCAACAGGCCGAGGCCGTCGAAGCCGGAGTGCGCGCCCGCTACGAACGTCTGCTTAAAACCAAGGGCGACAATGCGTTGGCCGGCGTGAACCATGGCGTCTGCGGCGGTTGCCACATGAAATTGCCCACCCAGGTGCTGGTGGCGTGCCAGGCAGCGCAGGAATTGGTGACGTGCATCAATTGCGGGCGGATTTTGTATTACACGGAAGAGATGAGTTTGACGGCCAGTGAGTGA
- a CDS encoding N-acetylmuramoyl-L-alanine amidase, producing the protein MREDSFSILHRVRLWRWLALVLLIGLGLSLRAAGAELTYTVKSKDTLTSIARRHGISVAVLAKRNGLNPKEVIYVGQRLKIPDNTPPAQPTSPNLPAAIQQSLTAAPVKAGRWKYIVIHHAAVDRGTAQALDRYHREQRHMENGLAYHFVIGNGNGMRDGEIAVGNRWRKQLDGGHLHSAAQNHVAVGICLIGNFDQKAPTKNQMQSLEALVRALMRRCNLPATAVKTHQQINVVATRCPGKYFPTRDFLARLKTPAK; encoded by the coding sequence TTGAGAGAGGATTCATTTTCAATTCTGCATCGCGTTCGTCTTTGGAGGTGGCTGGCGTTGGTGCTCCTGATCGGGCTGGGTTTGAGTCTGCGCGCCGCCGGTGCGGAGTTGACTTACACGGTCAAATCCAAGGATACGCTCACGAGTATCGCGCGGCGGCACGGGATTTCGGTTGCGGTCCTGGCCAAACGCAACGGCCTGAATCCCAAGGAAGTGATTTACGTCGGGCAACGGCTGAAAATCCCTGATAACACGCCGCCAGCCCAGCCGACCTCGCCGAATTTGCCGGCGGCCATTCAACAAAGCCTCACCGCCGCTCCTGTCAAAGCGGGTCGCTGGAAGTATATCGTCATCCACCATGCGGCCGTGGATCGCGGCACGGCGCAGGCGCTGGACCGCTACCACCGCGAACAGCGCCACATGGAAAACGGACTGGCGTACCACTTCGTGATTGGCAACGGCAACGGGATGCGCGACGGCGAGATTGCCGTGGGCAATCGCTGGCGGAAACAATTGGATGGCGGACACCTGCACAGCGCGGCGCAAAATCACGTCGCCGTTGGGATTTGTCTCATTGGGAACTTCGATCAGAAAGCGCCTACCAAAAACCAAATGCAAAGCCTGGAAGCGCTCGTGCGCGCCTTGATGCGCCGCTGCAATCTGCCCGCGACCGCCGTTAAAACGCATCAGCAAATCAACGTGGTTGCCACGCGCTGCCCGGGAAAGTACTTCCCCACTCGCGATTTCCTGGCCCGACTTAAAACCCCCGCCAAGTAG
- the ychF gene encoding redox-regulated ATPase YchF, protein MLRAGIVGLPNVGKSTLFNAVTRTRKAEAANYPFCTIDPNVGIVTVPDARLYELQKIAKTTVVIPAAIEFVDIAGLVKGASAGEGLGNKFLSHIREVDAIVQVVRCFENADIHHVSGSVDPVRDIEIINTELVLADLDTVKKRREKLAKEVKRGHKEAVAEDAVLAKIEVALDAGKPALTVELTPEEKHLARSFFLLTDKPTIFACNVKEDELAQGHKNPFVQKVEEYVKAHLACEAVVISAQIESDLMDLSPEEAKDFLKELGVDESGVGGLIRATYHLLGLRTYFTAGEKEVRAWTIHAGDTAPKAAGVIHSDFERGFIKAETVAYADLIECGSVAGARERGLYRMEGKEYVVQDGDVMHFKFNV, encoded by the coding sequence ATGTTAAGAGCCGGAATCGTCGGGCTGCCCAACGTAGGCAAATCCACCTTGTTCAATGCTGTCACGCGCACGCGCAAGGCGGAGGCAGCCAATTATCCGTTTTGCACCATTGACCCGAATGTCGGCATCGTCACCGTGCCGGACGCGCGGCTGTACGAGTTGCAAAAGATCGCCAAGACCACGGTGGTGATTCCGGCGGCGATTGAGTTTGTGGACATCGCCGGACTGGTGAAAGGCGCCAGCGCCGGGGAGGGTTTGGGTAACAAGTTTCTCAGCCACATCCGCGAAGTGGACGCCATCGTGCAGGTGGTGCGTTGCTTCGAGAACGCCGATATCCATCATGTTTCCGGCAGCGTGGATCCGGTGCGCGACATTGAAATCATCAACACGGAACTGGTGCTGGCCGACCTTGACACGGTGAAAAAACGCCGTGAAAAACTGGCCAAGGAGGTCAAGCGCGGTCACAAGGAAGCCGTGGCGGAAGATGCCGTGCTCGCCAAAATTGAAGTTGCCTTGGACGCGGGCAAACCCGCACTCACGGTCGAACTCACGCCGGAAGAAAAGCATCTGGCGCGGAGTTTTTTTCTCCTGACGGATAAGCCGACGATTTTTGCGTGCAACGTCAAGGAAGATGAGCTGGCGCAGGGACATAAAAACCCGTTCGTCCAAAAAGTGGAGGAATACGTGAAGGCGCATCTGGCCTGCGAAGCGGTGGTCATCAGCGCGCAGATCGAGAGTGATTTGATGGATCTCTCGCCCGAGGAAGCCAAGGATTTTCTCAAGGAACTCGGGGTGGATGAAAGCGGCGTCGGCGGACTGATTCGCGCGACGTATCACTTGTTGGGGTTGCGCACGTATTTTACCGCGGGCGAAAAGGAGGTGCGCGCGTGGACGATTCATGCGGGTGATACCGCGCCCAAGGCGGCCGGGGTCATTCACTCGGATTTCGAACGCGGCTTCATCAAAGCTGAAACCGTGGCGTATGCAGATTTGATCGAGTGCGGCTCCGTCGCCGGGGCGCGCGAGCGCGGGCTTTACCGGATGGAAGGCAAGGAATACGTGGTGCAGGACGGCGACGTGATGCACTTCAAATTCAACGTTTGA
- a CDS encoding DUF4926 domain-containing protein encodes MNAEIHLHDPVALLEDVSTKHFLTGQPLTLRRGQVGTVVMTYGGSAFEVEFSGRDGRAYALLPIKAEQLMPLRESPDVVVA; translated from the coding sequence ATGAACGCTGAAATCCATCTGCATGATCCGGTGGCGTTGCTGGAGGATGTCTCCACCAAACACTTCCTTACCGGCCAGCCGCTGACGTTGCGTCGCGGCCAGGTCGGCACGGTTGTGATGACCTATGGTGGCAGCGCCTTCGAAGTGGAATTCTCCGGGCGCGATGGACGCGCTTATGCCCTGCTGCCCATCAAGGCTGAACAACTGATGCCGCTGCGCGAATCACCAGATGTAGTCGTCGCTTAA
- the obgE gene encoding GTPase ObgE, protein MFIDEIKIYARAGHGGAGCVAFHREAYRPKGGPSGGNGGRGGSVILQADHDLNNLIAQYYVPRLIAEPGEAGKGKGMDGHAGKDLIIKVPCGTLIWKLPLAADPTESVPDGNATDKSDAEPAQLKVSSGQRPVLRRAGNAQAMEYDLSQDEPAEEKITDVAKGELVADLTQHGQQFVLCKGGRGGLGNRNFATAVRQTPRFAQPGEPGTEGHYLFELRIVAEVGLVGYPNAGKSTLLTAISRARPKIAPYPFTTLHPQIGIVEYPDYQRITVCDVPGLIAGAHQNVGLGRAFLRHITRCKILVILLDMAGTDNRAPWDDYRQLLKELELYAPELLEKPRYVVANKMDEPEAITNLPKFKRRIRKTPVLPIAAAFDEGITEFKTLIREAVEEAGTDSP, encoded by the coding sequence ATGTTTATTGATGAGATCAAAATCTATGCGCGCGCCGGTCACGGTGGCGCTGGTTGCGTGGCTTTCCATCGCGAAGCTTATCGGCCCAAAGGTGGTCCGAGCGGCGGCAATGGTGGGCGGGGCGGGAGCGTGATTTTGCAGGCCGATCATGACCTGAACAATTTGATCGCCCAGTATTACGTTCCCCGCTTGATCGCCGAGCCTGGCGAAGCGGGCAAAGGCAAAGGCATGGATGGTCATGCCGGAAAGGATCTGATCATCAAAGTCCCTTGCGGCACGTTGATCTGGAAACTCCCGCTCGCCGCTGATCCCACTGAATCCGTTCCCGATGGTAACGCCACAGACAAATCTGACGCTGAACCCGCGCAGTTAAAAGTCAGCAGCGGGCAGCGACCGGTTTTACGCCGGGCCGGGAATGCGCAGGCAATGGAGTACGATTTGAGCCAGGACGAACCGGCGGAAGAGAAAATCACGGACGTCGCCAAGGGGGAACTGGTTGCTGATCTCACCCAGCACGGACAACAATTTGTGCTGTGCAAAGGTGGGCGGGGCGGTTTGGGCAATCGCAACTTTGCCACCGCTGTCCGGCAGACGCCCCGTTTTGCGCAACCGGGTGAACCCGGCACTGAAGGTCATTATCTGTTTGAACTGCGCATCGTGGCCGAGGTCGGCTTGGTGGGTTATCCGAACGCCGGCAAATCCACGCTGCTCACGGCGATCTCCCGCGCCCGTCCGAAGATTGCGCCCTATCCCTTCACCACGTTGCATCCGCAGATTGGGATTGTGGAATATCCCGATTACCAGCGGATCACCGTTTGCGACGTGCCGGGGTTGATCGCGGGCGCGCACCAAAACGTCGGTCTGGGACGCGCTTTCCTGCGGCACATCACCCGTTGCAAAATCCTGGTGATCCTGCTCGACATGGCGGGCACGGACAACCGCGCTCCGTGGGACGATTACCGGCAACTACTGAAAGAATTGGAGCTGTACGCGCCCGAACTTTTGGAGAAGCCGCGCTACGTGGTGGCCAACAAAATGGATGAACCGGAGGCGATAACCAATCTGCCCAAGTTCAAACGCCGGATCAGAAAAACACCGGTGCTGCCCATTGCCGCTGCGTTTGACGAAGGGATTACCGAGTTCAAGACGTTGATCCGCGAAGCGGTTGAAGAAGCGGGAACTGATTCGCCCTAG
- the rpmA gene encoding 50S ribosomal protein L27, with amino-acid sequence MAHKKGQGSVKNGRDSVSKRLGIKEFGGEAVRAGSIIVRQRGSKWIAGTNVGTGRDWTLFALKDGQVHFDKGGRRVNVVATPEKAAAQN; translated from the coding sequence ATGGCACATAAAAAAGGTCAAGGTAGCGTCAAGAACGGTCGCGACAGCGTCAGCAAACGCCTCGGCATTAAAGAATTTGGCGGCGAAGCCGTGCGCGCCGGCAGCATCATCGTCCGGCAGCGCGGGTCCAAGTGGATTGCCGGCACCAATGTGGGCACGGGCCGGGATTGGACCTTGTTCGCGCTCAAGGACGGACAGGTTCACTTTGACAAAGGGGGACGTCGCGTCAACGTGGTGGCCACGCCTGAAAAGGCGGCGGCACAAAATTAA
- the rplU gene encoding 50S ribosomal protein L21 has product MSYCILETGSKQYRVSTGDTLEIERLAVEAGQPVTFDRVLLVNHDGKVTIGTPVVAGATVEADIVKHIRGEKKLTFKMKRRKGYHKTIGHRQELTVVKVKSINA; this is encoded by the coding sequence GTGAGCTATTGCATTTTAGAGACTGGAAGCAAACAGTATCGCGTCAGTACGGGCGATACCTTGGAAATTGAACGCTTGGCCGTGGAAGCGGGGCAGCCCGTCACCTTCGACCGCGTGTTGTTGGTCAACCATGACGGCAAGGTGACGATCGGCACCCCGGTCGTGGCTGGCGCCACGGTGGAAGCCGATATCGTGAAGCACATTCGCGGCGAGAAGAAGCTCACGTTCAAAATGAAACGTCGCAAAGGCTACCACAAAACCATTGGCCATCGGCAGGAGTTGACGGTCGTCAAGGTCAAGTCCATCAACGCCTGA
- a CDS encoding MFS transporter yields the protein MNPETSVQPKARWPKQIKYIIGNEAAERFSYYGMRSILALYITGVLLQTKDHATGIIHLFVFVNYFMPLFGGWLSDRIWGRYKTILWISLFYCVGHGVLATSDLFHTADAKLNCLYVGLALIAFGSGGIKPCVSAFMGDQFTSDQGDLIRKAYAAFYFSINFGSFFSFLIIPWIAAQQVPLVADANFFDRILWQMKEGGFGGYSWAFGVPGILMALATLIFWSGTKHYIRRPPARATRTAGFFTVFFEAFRNSHRAPGSVRVASYISVLTSAVLPVLATTGMLTVALFDIFSSSTPTYVLGIGWVAVSLLGLWLGLLLVASLWFRSELPEAFWVGARGRFDAQEIAAARSVAPILAVFSFIVPFWTLWDQSLSTWVMQGSQMQSFRFLGLNVGAEQMQSLNAILVLILLPVMTWWLYPLIEKLGLRVTPLRRMSTGMLMMTFCFVLVAMYQQQLEGGATLSLALQAWPYLILTTAEILVSTTGLEFAYTQAAASMKSTIMSFFLLTTAVGNLLIVTITKLGSGHGDESVSSGRFFFYAAMMAVVGILFTIVATRYRYRDEPET from the coding sequence ATGAATCCGGAAACATCTGTTCAGCCCAAGGCGCGGTGGCCCAAGCAAATTAAATACATCATCGGCAACGAGGCCGCCGAGCGCTTCAGTTACTACGGGATGCGGAGCATTCTGGCGCTCTATATCACCGGGGTTCTGTTGCAAACCAAGGATCACGCCACCGGCATCATCCACCTGTTCGTGTTCGTCAACTACTTCATGCCGCTGTTCGGCGGCTGGTTGTCGGATCGCATCTGGGGGCGCTATAAAACCATCCTGTGGATTTCGCTGTTCTATTGCGTAGGCCACGGCGTGCTGGCCACCAGCGATTTGTTTCACACGGCGGACGCAAAATTAAACTGTCTGTACGTCGGTCTGGCGCTGATTGCCTTCGGCTCGGGCGGTATCAAGCCGTGCGTCTCCGCTTTCATGGGGGATCAATTCACCTCCGACCAGGGCGATTTGATCCGGAAGGCTTACGCCGCCTTCTATTTCTCCATCAACTTCGGTTCCTTCTTTTCATTTTTAATCATTCCCTGGATCGCCGCCCAACAGGTGCCGCTCGTCGCCGATGCCAATTTCTTTGATCGCATCCTCTGGCAAATGAAGGAAGGCGGCTTTGGCGGTTACAGTTGGGCCTTTGGCGTGCCGGGCATTTTGATGGCCCTGGCCACGTTGATTTTCTGGTCGGGGACAAAGCATTACATTCGCCGCCCTCCGGCGCGCGCCACCCGTACTGCCGGCTTTTTTACCGTGTTTTTCGAGGCGTTCCGGAACTCGCATCGCGCGCCTGGCTCCGTCCGTGTGGCTTCCTACATATCGGTGCTGACTTCCGCCGTGCTGCCCGTGCTGGCCACGACGGGCATGTTGACCGTGGCGTTATTCGACATTTTTTCCTCCTCCACCCCTACGTACGTGCTGGGAATCGGCTGGGTGGCGGTGAGTTTGCTCGGGCTTTGGCTGGGACTGCTGCTGGTGGCAAGTCTGTGGTTTCGCTCTGAATTGCCCGAAGCGTTCTGGGTGGGCGCGCGCGGCCGCTTTGACGCGCAGGAGATTGCCGCGGCGCGATCGGTCGCTCCCATCCTGGCGGTGTTCTCGTTTATCGTGCCCTTCTGGACTCTGTGGGATCAATCGCTCTCCACCTGGGTGATGCAAGGTTCGCAGATGCAATCCTTCCGCTTCCTCGGGTTGAACGTCGGCGCGGAACAAATGCAATCGTTGAACGCCATCCTGGTGTTGATCCTGTTGCCGGTCATGACGTGGTGGTTGTATCCGTTGATCGAAAAACTCGGCCTGCGGGTCACGCCACTGCGGCGCATGTCCACCGGCATGTTGATGATGACCTTTTGCTTCGTGCTGGTGGCAATGTACCAGCAACAACTGGAAGGCGGCGCGACCTTGAGTCTGGCCCTGCAAGCCTGGCCCTATTTGATTTTAACCACGGCGGAAATTCTGGTGTCCACCACCGGATTGGAATTTGCCTACACCCAGGCCGCCGCCTCGATGAAAAGCACCATCATGAGTTTTTTCCTGCTCACGACCGCCGTGGGCAATCTGCTCATTGTAACCATCACCAAACTGGGCAGCGGCCACGGCGACGAAAGCGTTTCGTCGGGACGCTTCTTTTTCTACGCCGCCATGATGGCCGTGGTGGGCATCCTGTTCACCATCGTCGCCACGCGCTACCGTTACCGCGACGAACCGGAAACTTAG
- the purF gene encoding amidophosphoribosyltransferase, producing the protein MQFYPKHYCGVFGIFGHPNAAELTYYGLYALQHRGQESAGIVTCDGQQFREHKGMGLVSQIYNGAILRELVGNMAIGHTRYSTTGASNIRNAQPLTGNCLRGQIAVAHNGNLVNAARLRDQLEARGLMFQTTADSEVILNLLAQPNPNGNENQLVNVVRQIEGAFSLVIMTEHELIGIRDPHGFRPLSIGQVDGAYVLSSETCAFDLIHAQFVRDVEPGEIVVIDRNGLHSIQAFPDQPRRAFCMFEYVYFARPDSTISGRNVYKVRVEMGRQLAREMPVAADLVIPVPDSGVYAALGYAEEAKIPFEMAFIRNHYVGRSFLQPTQLIRDFNVRVKLNLIEELVSGKRVIIVDDSIVRGTTCKARVKTLKDAGAKEVHVRVSCPPHRNPCVYGIDFPDRSKLMAANYSIPQICEYLNADSLHYLSLDGMVRATGLPKEQFCLACWDGNYPVPYDSQTDKEIIERRRHRVESLRDSLARDDLQIRLL; encoded by the coding sequence ATGCAATTTTATCCCAAGCATTATTGTGGCGTGTTCGGCATTTTCGGCCATCCGAACGCCGCCGAGTTGACGTATTACGGCCTTTACGCCCTGCAACATCGCGGGCAGGAAAGCGCCGGGATCGTCACCTGCGACGGTCAGCAATTCCGGGAGCATAAAGGCATGGGCCTGGTCTCCCAAATCTACAACGGCGCGATCCTGCGGGAACTTGTCGGCAATATGGCCATTGGCCACACCCGATATTCCACCACGGGCGCGAGCAACATCCGGAACGCGCAACCCTTGACGGGAAATTGTCTGCGCGGCCAGATTGCCGTCGCGCATAACGGCAATCTCGTCAACGCGGCGCGTTTGCGCGATCAGTTGGAGGCGCGCGGTTTGATGTTCCAAACCACGGCGGACAGCGAGGTCATTCTCAATCTGCTCGCGCAACCCAATCCCAACGGAAACGAAAACCAGCTCGTCAACGTGGTGCGGCAGATTGAAGGCGCGTTTTCATTGGTCATCATGACGGAGCATGAATTGATCGGCATCCGTGACCCGCATGGCTTCCGACCGCTGTCCATCGGTCAGGTGGACGGCGCCTACGTGCTTTCCAGTGAAACTTGCGCGTTCGATTTGATCCACGCGCAGTTCGTGCGCGACGTTGAACCAGGTGAGATCGTGGTGATTGACCGCAACGGATTGCACAGCATCCAGGCGTTTCCCGACCAACCCCGGCGGGCGTTCTGCATGTTTGAATACGTCTATTTTGCGCGTCCCGACAGCACGATCAGTGGTCGCAACGTTTACAAGGTACGCGTCGAGATGGGCCGCCAGCTCGCCCGCGAAATGCCGGTGGCGGCGGATTTGGTGATTCCCGTGCCGGACAGCGGAGTTTACGCGGCGTTGGGTTACGCGGAGGAAGCCAAAATCCCCTTCGAAATGGCGTTCATCCGCAATCACTACGTCGGGCGCAGCTTTTTGCAGCCGACGCAGCTCATCCGCGATTTCAACGTGCGGGTGAAACTGAATCTCATCGAGGAACTGGTCAGCGGCAAGCGGGTGATCATTGTGGATGATTCCATCGTGCGCGGCACGACTTGCAAAGCGCGCGTCAAGACGTTGAAAGACGCCGGCGCCAAGGAAGTCCACGTGCGCGTCAGTTGTCCGCCGCACCGGAATCCGTGCGTGTACGGCATTGATTTTCCGGATCGCAGCAAACTGATGGCGGCGAATTATTCCATTCCGCAAATTTGCGAATATCTCAACGCCGATTCGCTGCACTACCTCTCGCTCGACGGCATGGTGCGGGCGACCGGTTTGCCGAAGGAGCAGTTTTGCCTGGCGTGTTGGGACGGCAACTATCCCGTGCCGTATGATTCACAGACCGACAAGGAAATTATCGAACGCCGCCGGCACCGCGTGGAAAGTCTGCGCGATTCACTGGCGCGGGACGACTTGCAGATTCGGCTTTTATGA
- a CDS encoding alkaline phosphatase family protein translates to MKPTKLSPRRHHCRSWLWLILLGLGIGISNSVHGAPDTNRHVILITIDGLAASYLSDPRAPLPTLRELAAHGAAAETMHVSTPAVTWPNHTTLVTGVSPRQHSVLFNGRLTRGASGAAVDLKGTYDKRDLVAAPTVYDLLHGLGLRTAGINWPCTRNSGTLDDDFPDVPDAVDFTTPRLREELIQAGWLTSPDNEAFRSHGIAVMDEIWTGAAVHLFRTRPPHFLLFHLLTTDSVQHQYGPQSTAAYAALGLADARVAELLRAVDAAGLRSQTTVLITSDHGFIRPTKRIRPNVLFRKAGLFEAAPQRRAQSVAEGGTAFVYLTHPETRTEDRAKVIELLREHEGVAAVLEPESFAKLGLPDPAQNPQMCDLLLAAEDGYAFVNDASGNDSLVELKTPAGTHGYLASEPKMDGVFIAAGAGIRPGVKLKRVENVDVAPTIAALFGQTLNGVEGQVLRQILLESK, encoded by the coding sequence ATGAAACCAACCAAACTTTCACCACGACGTCACCATTGCCGCAGTTGGTTGTGGCTGATCCTGCTGGGCTTGGGGATCGGCATCAGCAATTCAGTTCACGGAGCGCCGGACACCAATCGCCACGTCATACTCATCACCATTGATGGTTTGGCGGCGTCGTATCTTTCCGATCCGCGCGCGCCGTTGCCGACGTTGCGTGAACTGGCGGCCCACGGCGCCGCCGCGGAAACCATGCACGTTTCGACTCCAGCCGTGACGTGGCCGAACCACACCACGCTCGTCACGGGGGTGTCGCCGCGACAACACTCGGTTTTGTTCAACGGCAGATTAACGCGCGGCGCTTCGGGAGCGGCCGTGGATTTGAAAGGCACGTACGACAAGCGGGATTTGGTGGCCGCGCCCACCGTGTACGATTTGCTCCATGGCCTCGGGCTGCGCACCGCCGGCATCAACTGGCCCTGCACGCGCAACAGCGGCACGCTGGATGACGATTTTCCCGATGTGCCGGATGCGGTGGATTTCACCACGCCCAGACTGCGTGAAGAATTGATTCAGGCCGGGTGGTTGACCAGCCCGGACAACGAGGCCTTTCGCTCGCACGGCATCGCGGTGATGGATGAAATCTGGACCGGCGCGGCGGTGCATCTGTTCCGCACGCGCCCGCCGCACTTTTTGCTGTTTCACCTGCTGACGACGGATTCCGTGCAGCACCAGTACGGCCCGCAATCCACGGCCGCCTACGCCGCGCTCGGCCTGGCGGATGCGCGGGTGGCCGAGTTGCTGCGCGCGGTGGACGCCGCCGGATTGCGCTCGCAAACAACCGTGTTGATCACCTCGGATCATGGTTTCATCCGCCCGACCAAGCGGATTCGTCCCAATGTACTCTTTCGCAAAGCGGGTTTGTTCGAGGCGGCGCCGCAACGGCGCGCGCAATCCGTGGCCGAAGGCGGCACGGCCTTTGTTTATCTGACCCATCCCGAAACGCGAACCGAGGATCGCGCCAAAGTCATCGAACTGCTGCGCGAGCATGAAGGCGTGGCGGCGGTTTTGGAGCCAGAGAGCTTTGCCAAACTGGGCCTGCCGGACCCCGCGCAAAATCCGCAAATGTGCGATTTGTTGCTGGCGGCAGAAGATGGCTATGCCTTTGTCAACGATGCGTCGGGGAATGATTCCTTGGTGGAACTGAAAACCCCGGCGGGCACGCACGGTTATCTGGCCAGCGAACCGAAGATGGACGGCGTGTTCATCGCCGCTGGCGCGGGGATTCGCCCCGGAGTAAAACTGAAGCGGGTGGAGAACGTGGACGTTGCGCCCACCATTGCGGCTTTGTTCGGACAAACCCTGAACGGAGTCGAGGGCCAGGTGTTGCGCCAAATTTTACTCGAGTCGAAGTAG
- a CDS encoding DUF4230 domain-containing protein, whose protein sequence is MKKLRLLLLALGFGAVLLGGLWLGLTLHRFTSGTRPVYNSATVLQQVQTLSQLVTVKYVMEKVVVYEDVKWYPGGDNRVLMVAHGIVKAGVDLQRLQPEDVRLSGTTARVRLPRAQITDCYLDENQTQVVERTTGLLRAFDKDLEQTARKIAVDDVQRAARYAGILKDADERARAQLKEFFLLTGYTVEFVEP, encoded by the coding sequence ATGAAGAAGCTCCGCCTGCTCCTGCTTGCGCTGGGATTCGGCGCCGTGCTCCTCGGCGGCTTGTGGCTGGGACTGACCCTCCACCGGTTCACGAGTGGAACGCGCCCGGTGTATAATTCCGCCACCGTGCTGCAGCAGGTGCAAACGCTCTCGCAACTGGTCACGGTGAAATACGTCATGGAAAAGGTGGTGGTCTATGAGGATGTGAAGTGGTATCCGGGCGGGGATAATCGCGTGTTGATGGTGGCGCACGGTATCGTCAAGGCGGGGGTGGATTTGCAACGGCTGCAACCTGAGGACGTACGTCTTTCCGGCACGACCGCCCGCGTGCGGTTGCCGCGCGCGCAGATCACGGACTGTTACCTGGACGAGAACCAAACCCAGGTGGTCGAGCGCACCACGGGCTTGCTACGGGCGTTTGACAAGGATTTGGAACAAACCGCGCGAAAAATCGCCGTGGACGACGTTCAGCGGGCCGCCCGCTATGCGGGGATTTTGAAAGATGCCGATGAACGGGCGCGTGCCCAACTCAAAGAATTTTTTCTGCTGACGGGCTATACGGTGGAATTTGTGGAGCCGTGA